One Chroogloeocystis siderophila 5.2 s.c.1 genomic window, CTCTAACGTTGCGATGCGCTGCAAGGCTTCTTGAGTAATTTCAACCGCAGAGCGTTCTTTGCTCACCAGTTGTTGGTGCAACTCGCGGATGGATGCCATTGTTTGCTCCTTTGACTTGTAATCCAGATTATTTAGTTTAATTCAGGACTTACGTAAAAAGTGACTCAAATTCTTGTTTTGCTTGGTAATGATTTCTTTTACCAATTACCATTTCCCACTAGCAACATAAGTCTTATAGTAAAAATATACTATGGCTTATTTTTATCGAGTGTCTTTACCTCAAACTACTCACCCTGTCAAGCTCAACGTTCATATTCAAGGACACGGCTTTCCGATCCTTTGCTTACACGGTCATCCAGGCTCAGGGCGTAGTCTATCGGTGTTTACGAACCATTTATCGCAGCGTTTCCGTACGATCGCCCCCGATTTACGCGGCTATGGTAGCAGTCGCACACAACAAAATTTTACAATGAACGATCACTTGCTCGACTTAGAAGCACTGATAGATAGCTTGAAAATTCAGCGCTGCTTATTCCTCGGCTGGTCGTTGGGCGGAATTTTGGCGATGGAACTCGCGCTTAAATTGCCTGATCGCGTCAGCGGGTTAATCCTCGTTGCCACCGCAGCGCGTCCCAGAGGGAATCATCCGCCGATTAGCTGGCAAGATAATGTGTATACTGGTGTAGCATCTATTCTGAATTGGTTACAACCGAGTTGGCAGTGGAATATTGAGACTTTTGGCAAGCGATCGCTCTATCGCTACCTCATTCAACAACATTCACCAACCGCCTATCGCTATCTTGCTACTGACGCGATCGCTGCGTACCTGCAAACTTCTGCGGCTGCACAACGCGCGTTGAATACAGCGCTGCGATCAGGTTATAATCGCCTCGCCGATTTACACAAGATTACGTGTCCGAGCTTGATGCTCGCCGGAGCAAGCGATCGCCATATCACTGCTGAATCAAGTCACGAAACGGCTCGGTACTTGAAAAACTGTCAATGGCAATGCTATGCCAATACCGCGCATCTTTTCCCTTGGGAAATTCCCCAGATGGTGTTACGCGATATTGACGCGTGGATAGCTCAATATCCAGAAGTCGTTGAGGAAGAGTGAGTCGTTAGAGGTAGTGACTAGTACTTAGTAAACTAATCACCCTAAACCCTGACCCCTGACCTCTACATAGCTTCTACATCTGACCGCTAAATATGGGTGTGGCTTTAGGCTGCACAACTCCCAAGTCGTCAGCAACCGTTAAATTCTTGGGTTTGCAACGCTTGACTTTTACAATGATTCCTTGCGCACCTTCTTGCTCTAAATCCTCAATATATCCAGCCTTGGCAGCGTTTGCTTCTTTAACGCTCAAGAAAGGACCGAAGTAGTACGTGCAGCGCGGATTTTGTGTAACAATTTCTACCCACCAAGCCCAGCCAAAGCTGTGAAAGAGATTAGTTAAAACTTCTTTAAAACTATCCCAAAATGTTTTCATATTTGCTGTTTTGTCCATTGGTTACAGATGTGACGCGGTCTGCTACTGCTTCTAAATACTTCACACTTTGTTATACTCTGTTACGCTTCTTTTTTCAAATTATCTTATTTTAATTTTTCTAAATGAAGCATATTTAACCAACGTTGGCGAAAAATTTCATACAAAGCCATTCCGGCTGCGACTGAGGCATTTAAGCTAGGAGTATCACCCAAAAGTGGAATTGACACTAACACGTCACAGCAACGTTGTGTTAACAAGCTCAAGCCCTCACCCTCAGCACCAATCACTAACACTACTGATCCTGTAAATTGGACTGTATGCAGCGGTTGGCTTGCGGTTGCGGCTGTACCATAAATCCAAAATCCTGCCTCCTTGAGTTCTTCTAAAGCACGGCTGAAGTTAACTACTCTGGCGACAGGGATTTTTTCCAAAGCACCAGCGGCGGCTTTCATAACACTCGATGTAATTCCGACTGCTCGTCTTTGCGGGATGACAAGCCCTTGCGCTCCAATCGCTTCAGCCGTCCGAATAATTGCTCCCAAATTGTGGGGATCGGTAATACCTTCAGCTGCCACAATAACAGGTGATTCGGCGATCGCTTTTGCTCGCTCAATTAATTCACCAAGATCGCTATACGCATATGGGGCAATTTGTGCAGCGATCCCTTGGTGATTTGCATGATGCGTGATTTGATCTAAACGCTTAGGTTCAACTTCATCGATAACTGTTCCTTTTTCTTTTGCTTGTGAAATCAAAGAATGAAAGCGGGGATCGTAGCGCAATCGCGAAGTAATCCAAATTCGATTTAAATGTCTTTGACTCTCCAAAGCAGCTAGAACAGGGTGACGACCGTAAATGAGATCGTTGTCTTCTGTTAAATTTTGTAAATTTGTGTTACTAACAGCATGATTCACTGTAGGTCTTGCTCGTGCAGTGCGACCCTGATTGGGAGATTTGAGCAAAGGTTTAGAGCTTTCTCTAATTTTGACTGGCTTATCGCGCTTTGCCCCGCCCGTAGATCTAAATTTTTGTGGTTTGTTAGCCATTTATATAGTTGAAGTGTTAAATTCTTTTGGGCATCCCTACTCCTCGAATCTAACTGAGAATTCCAGCTATTTCGGTATAGAAAGACAATTTTCATCACTCATTTTGATTTTGCTCAAAGTCTAGCTTGTGTAATAACTGAGCCAAACGCTGACAGTCAGTGAGAAATAGGTAGCCGACTAAGGTTTCTAAACTCGATGCTTGTTGATAAATTTCTGGTTCGATACGCTTTGGCGGCTTCGTTGTCGCATTCCGACCACGACGGACTATATCTAATTCAGTACTGGTAAGGTAAGGAGTGAGCGATCGCAAATGTGATGCTTGTGCTTCTGCTCTTACCTGTGCCACTACTAATCGATGATAAACCTGCGATCGCTTTGGTGGCAGTAAGTAATAACGCCTAATGTAAAGCTCATAAACTGCATCTCCTAAATATGCCAAAGCGCTTGGAGAAGCTTGCTGTAGCTGTAATAAATCTTCAGCCAAGGTTGGTAGCAGCTGCTCTAACTTAAGAGTTAGTTCGTCTTCTATTATAAATGAGCGATCAAGTAGTTCTTCCTCCTTTGAGTTCACAATTGAGATGATCCTTCTATCTAGATTGATGGTGAGAAAATAAATTTTGCCGTTACGAATTTAGTAAAACTACCCATTTCGGTTTTGGTAGCTTCTTATTATCCTCGATCCCCACATCCAAATAAATGAAGGTAATAGTAATTAGCTGCTAGTTAGCGCTCATTCTTAAAGATATAGATAGGTGCTTTCAACAGACTTGCACGAATGCTGAAATAGCTTCGCACGCTTTAATATCAGCGCTTTAACTAAAGTCGGGGCTACCCAAACCAAGTGCGCACAGCAACGGAAGCGGATACAGTTTATTGAGCAGCGAATTCATTCACCCAGCTTTAATAAACATTTTTCTATAAACAAAAATCAAGCTACCCAGATGATGCAACCGGATAGCTATATTAGCCTTGTTTCTGTCGCCAGATCATGACTGTTTAACGTTTTCTAGCGCGGCTTCGACTGAAGGACGCAGTGAGAGAAACTGCTCTAACCGAACTAGCTTAACTGTTTGAGTCACGCGGGCGTTAGTCACGATTTGTGAAGTGCCACCAGCATTTTGTGCTTGTTTTGCAAGTTGCACCAGTGCCCCTAGACCTGAGCTATCAACAAAGTCGATTTGAGAAAGATCCAAAATAATATTTTTTGGTCCTTCATCGATACATTTGCCAATTACCTTACGAAAGGTTGGTTCAGAAAAAGCATCTAACAACCCTGTAAATCGAAACAACTGATAATTGTCCCGCACTTCACGGGTTCCTCTCAAACTAACCGTGATATTTAGTGGCTCAGCAATAATACCCTCCTCTTGCTACGCTAACTAAGATGTTTAAAGTCGAGGCTCAAGTATAGAGTGTTTTTGGAGATCTTGTCTACTATCATGAGACAGAAATTGAGGATTAAAAAAGACTAATGCTTTGTCGCTGATCCTGTTTAGCTTCGCGCATCAATTGTACAAACTGCTCAAATAAATAATCCGCGTCATGAGGACCAGGGCTAGCTTCTGGGTGATACTGCACTGAAAATAGAGGTAGTGATTTATGTCGCAGCCCTGCAACCGTCGAATCGTTGAGATTGAGGTGGGTAATCTCAATATCCGCATCTGGTAAGGAATTGGCATCGATCGCAAAACTGTGGTTTTGACTCGTGATTTCGACTCGCTGCTTTGAACCAGCGGGTTGGTTAAGACCGCGATGCCCAAACTTAAGCTTAAAGGTTTCTGCGCCTAGCGCGTGACCTAAAATTTGATGTCCCATACAAATGCCAAACATTGGCTTTTGACTCGCTAGGAGTGCTTTGGTTGTTTCGATTCCTTCGGTAACGGGTGCGGGGTCACCAGGACCATTAGAGAGAAAAATTCCATCAGGGTTGTATTTGAGAATTTCTTCAGGAGGAGTGTTGACAGGAACAACAATGATCCGACAGCCATAACTCGCTAGGCGGCGAAGAATGTTACGCTTCACCCCAAAGTCAATCGCAACAACCGTCAAAGGTTCTGCGGTATTTTCTTGATTAACGGGCTTAAATTCCCAAATCGCGGTTGTGGGGTCTGACCATTCGTAAACCTTAGCAGTTGTTACTTCACGCACTAAATTCAAGCCTTTCATGCTAGGCGCTGTGATGACTTGCTCTAGTAACTCAGCTTCGTCAAGAATTTCGGTGGAAATTCCGCCATTCATAGCACCTAAAGCCCGAATTTTACGAGTGAGCGCGCGAGTATCAATTCCATAAATGCCAGGAACGTTGTGCTGTGTGAGGTAATCTGGCAAGCTAGCTGTAGAACGCCAATTGCTCGGTTTGTAGCAGATGTTGCGCGTTACTGCACCTCGGATTTGCGGCTTATGCGATTCTTCATCGTCGGGATTTACGCCTGTGTTACCGAGTTCAGGATAGGTAAAGACAACAATTTGTCCGTAATAACTGGGGTCTGTTAAGACTTCTTGATAGCCTGTCATGCCAGTATTGAAAACAACTTCCCCAATAGTGGTTCCGGTAGCGCCGAACGAAAAACCACGATAAGCAGTTCCATCTGCAAGGACAAGCAGCGCTGGTTTAGCGTCAAATAGGGACATAAGCAATTAATCTCAAGGCTTTGACTGGCATCAGGGTCATTATGCCACGAGTCAATTGTGTCTTGGTATGACTATGTAAGAATGCGATCGCATTTCCACACTTCTCTTACTACTTCGCACCGTAATAAAACGCAATTTCTTTGTCTTTGAGCG contains:
- a CDS encoding alpha/beta fold hydrolase, with product MAYFYRVSLPQTTHPVKLNVHIQGHGFPILCLHGHPGSGRSLSVFTNHLSQRFRTIAPDLRGYGSSRTQQNFTMNDHLLDLEALIDSLKIQRCLFLGWSLGGILAMELALKLPDRVSGLILVATAARPRGNHPPISWQDNVYTGVASILNWLQPSWQWNIETFGKRSLYRYLIQQHSPTAYRYLATDAIAAYLQTSAAAQRALNTALRSGYNRLADLHKITCPSLMLAGASDRHITAESSHETARYLKNCQWQCYANTAHLFPWEIPQMVLRDIDAWIAQYPEVVEEE
- a CDS encoding DUF1816 domain-containing protein; the encoded protein is MKTFWDSFKEVLTNLFHSFGWAWWVEIVTQNPRCTYYFGPFLSVKEANAAKAGYIEDLEQEGAQGIIVKVKRCKPKNLTVADDLGVVQPKATPIFSGQM
- the rlmB gene encoding 23S rRNA (guanosine(2251)-2'-O)-methyltransferase RlmB, producing the protein MANKPQKFRSTGGAKRDKPVKIRESSKPLLKSPNQGRTARARPTVNHAVSNTNLQNLTEDNDLIYGRHPVLAALESQRHLNRIWITSRLRYDPRFHSLISQAKEKGTVIDEVEPKRLDQITHHANHQGIAAQIAPYAYSDLGELIERAKAIAESPVIVAAEGITDPHNLGAIIRTAEAIGAQGLVIPQRRAVGITSSVMKAAAGALEKIPVARVVNFSRALEELKEAGFWIYGTAATASQPLHTVQFTGSVVLVIGAEGEGLSLLTQRCCDVLVSIPLLGDTPSLNASVAAGMALYEIFRQRWLNMLHLEKLK
- a CDS encoding Mini-ribonuclease 3, which encodes MLPTLAEDLLQLQQASPSALAYLGDAVYELYIRRYYLLPPKRSQVYHRLVVAQVRAEAQASHLRSLTPYLTSTELDIVRRGRNATTKPPKRIEPEIYQQASSLETLVGYLFLTDCQRLAQLLHKLDFEQNQNE
- a CDS encoding STAS domain-containing protein, which codes for MTVSLRGTREVRDNYQLFRFTGLLDAFSEPTFRKVIGKCIDEGPKNIILDLSQIDFVDSSGLGALVQLAKQAQNAGGTSQIVTNARVTQTVKLVRLEQFLSLRPSVEAALENVKQS
- the carA gene encoding glutamine-hydrolyzing carbamoyl-phosphate synthase small subunit, with amino-acid sequence MSLFDAKPALLVLADGTAYRGFSFGATGTTIGEVVFNTGMTGYQEVLTDPSYYGQIVVFTYPELGNTGVNPDDEESHKPQIRGAVTRNICYKPSNWRSTASLPDYLTQHNVPGIYGIDTRALTRKIRALGAMNGGISTEILDEAELLEQVITAPSMKGLNLVREVTTAKVYEWSDPTTAIWEFKPVNQENTAEPLTVVAIDFGVKRNILRRLASYGCRIIVVPVNTPPEEILKYNPDGIFLSNGPGDPAPVTEGIETTKALLASQKPMFGICMGHQILGHALGAETFKLKFGHRGLNQPAGSKQRVEITSQNHSFAIDANSLPDADIEITHLNLNDSTVAGLRHKSLPLFSVQYHPEASPGPHDADYLFEQFVQLMREAKQDQRQSISLF